A genomic segment from Paucidesulfovibrio longus DSM 6739 encodes:
- a CDS encoding SEL1-like repeat protein produces MRFRLPIFRLLSVLLLLAATSPAPASADYEAGLKAASQRDYQTARAEFLAAAEQADPQAQYALGMLHYQGKGVEQDERAALEWFLKARDNGHPKAGEMVDLLTSRLANAPAEPDVSKPDADSDGTVAQNAAAPDSLPVFDPAAPLPDALLHPRPAPEELRNDVYMARLQASPEGCQAYSELDQEYGKRDIVTYRLNGVPFSGTACDADEAGRLRLVVEVQEGRKNGRELRYDRSKGYLRSILEYRDGLCEGWAEFYPDGAPNSLKQFTAGLPNGSNYSWYEGGEPFIWQTFREGKEHGFFVSFYRSGGVEDLYEYKMGKRDGKLRRYFEDGKLKASQDLKDGKCVTPLLTYDAAGEVIKEKECPQR; encoded by the coding sequence ATGCGCTTCCGGCTCCCCATTTTCCGACTGCTTTCCGTCCTGCTTCTTCTCGCGGCAACGTCTCCGGCTCCCGCCTCGGCAGATTATGAAGCGGGGCTCAAGGCGGCTTCGCAACGGGACTACCAAACGGCGCGCGCCGAATTTCTCGCCGCCGCCGAACAGGCCGACCCGCAAGCCCAGTACGCCCTCGGCATGCTCCACTACCAGGGCAAGGGAGTGGAACAGGACGAACGCGCCGCGCTCGAATGGTTCCTGAAAGCACGGGACAACGGCCACCCCAAGGCCGGGGAAATGGTGGACCTGCTCACTTCCAGACTGGCGAACGCCCCTGCGGAACCGGACGTCTCCAAGCCTGATGCGGACTCCGACGGGACAGTGGCCCAAAACGCGGCTGCCCCGGATTCCCTCCCGGTCTTCGACCCCGCAGCTCCCCTGCCCGACGCCTTGCTCCACCCCCGGCCCGCCCCCGAAGAACTGCGCAACGATGTCTACATGGCAAGACTCCAGGCTTCCCCCGAAGGCTGCCAAGCATATTCCGAACTCGACCAGGAATACGGCAAGCGGGATATCGTGACCTACCGCCTGAACGGCGTCCCCTTCAGCGGCACGGCCTGTGATGCGGACGAGGCGGGACGCCTGCGGCTGGTGGTCGAGGTGCAGGAAGGCCGAAAGAACGGTCGGGAACTGCGCTACGACCGCAGCAAGGGCTACCTGCGGTCGATTCTCGAATACCGCGACGGCCTGTGCGAGGGCTGGGCCGAGTTCTACCCGGACGGCGCCCCGAATTCCCTGAAGCAATTCACGGCCGGCCTTCCGAACGGCTCGAACTACAGCTGGTACGAAGGCGGCGAGCCCTTTATTTGGCAGACCTTTCGGGAGGGAAAGGAGCACGGCTTTTTCGTCAGCTTTTACCGCTCCGGCGGCGTGGAAGATCTCTACGAATACAAGATGGGCAAGCGGGACGGGAAGCTGCGCAGATACTTCGAAGACGGCAAGCTCAAGGCCAGCCAGGATTTGAAGGACGGCAAATGCGTCACCCCTCTGCTGACCTACGACGCCGCGGGCGAGGTCATCAAGGAAAAGGAGTGTCCGCAGCGTTGA